A segment of the Xenorhabdus bovienii SS-2004 genome:
GTCACGATAGATAAACATGATCAAGTCGGCATCCTGCTCGATAGAGCCGGATTCACGCAGGTCTGAGTTAACCGGACGTTTATCAGCACGTTGCTCCAAGCCGCGGTTAAGCTGAGAGAGTGCCACAACTGGCACTTGAAGCTCTTTTGCCAAGGCTTTCAGGGAGCGGGATATTTCCGCAATTTCCAGTGTACGGTTGTCAGATAGGGAAGGAACCCGCATCAATTGCAGGTAGTCGATCATAATCAAGCTGAGTCCGCCATGTTCGCGGAAAACCCGTCGGGCACGGGAACGTACTTCGGTAGGGGTTAAACCCGATGAGTCATCAATATACATATTACGTTTTTCCAGCAAGATCCCCATAGTGCTGGAAATACGTGCCCAATCTTCATCGTCAAGCTGACCCGTACGAATACGTGTTTGATCCACACGAGAAAGCGATGCCAGCATACGCATCATAATCTGGTTGCCGGGCATCTCAAGACTGAAAATAAGTACCGGTTTATCCTGCATCATCGCCGCGTTTTCGCACAAGTTCATGGCGAAAGTTGTTTTCCCCATTGAAGGACGCGCAGCGACGATAATCAGGTCAGATTTCTGTAACCCGGCAGTTTTTTTATCAAGATCTTGATATCCCGTAGAGACCCCCGTTACTCCATCATGTGGACGCTGATAGAGTTGTTCAATGCGTTCGACGGTTTCTTCAAGGATCTGTTCAATGCCTTTCGGGCCTTCATCTTTGTTTGCCCGATTTTCTGCGATCTGGAATACCCGTGATTCAGCCAGATCTAATAAATCTTCACTGGTTCGTCCTTGTGGATCATAACCCGCATCCGCAATTTCATGGGCAACCGCAATCATATCTCGGACAACAGCGCGTTCCCGAACGATATCAGCATAAGCGTTAATGTTCGCTGCACTTGGGGTATTTTTTGATAACTCTGCCAAATAGGCGAACCCGCCAACGCTATCAAGTTCCCCATTCTGCTCAAGCGATTCCGATAAGGTGATCAAGTCGATAGGTTGACCCCTTTCGAGCAGACGCTGCATTTCAGCAAAAATGCGCCGATGTGGGCGGCTGAAAAAATCATTGCTGGAAACTCGCTCGGAAACATTGTCCCAGCGTTCATTATCCAGCATCAAACCGCCCAACACGGATTGCTCTGCTTCCAAAGAGTGTGGTGGAAGCTTCAGCCCTTCCACTTGGCGATCTTTTGGTCCAGCCATACTGTTGTTAGTTGGTTTTTTTCCAGCCATGTATACCGCATTAATCCACTAAACAAGAACGAAATAGCGCATCAGTATACGCCATGAAAACAACCTTGAGTAATTATAGATAGTCTGCACTTATAGCTAAGACATAATCACTTGATATTAAATAAATAAATTTTATTTCTTAACTGAATTTTCCTTACTTATTTATATAATTGTTTATACATAAAACACTGAACGAACCTATAAACAAAGCATAAGATAAAAACAATACAAAAGAAAAGAAAGAATGAGAGTGAATGTGTGATCAATAAAACATGGTCAGTACGCTATCCACATCGCTAAAATCGATAATTTCTTGGGTGGTTTTGGGATAGGCATAAATAGGAAATAGTTTGATGCTGACTTCTTCCATTTTCGATGTAGCAGTTTCACTGCGTGAC
Coding sequences within it:
- the dnaB gene encoding replicative DNA helicase, with amino-acid sequence MAGKKPTNNSMAGPKDRQVEGLKLPPHSLEAEQSVLGGLMLDNERWDNVSERVSSNDFFSRPHRRIFAEMQRLLERGQPIDLITLSESLEQNGELDSVGGFAYLAELSKNTPSAANINAYADIVRERAVVRDMIAVAHEIADAGYDPQGRTSEDLLDLAESRVFQIAENRANKDEGPKGIEQILEETVERIEQLYQRPHDGVTGVSTGYQDLDKKTAGLQKSDLIIVAARPSMGKTTFAMNLCENAAMMQDKPVLIFSLEMPGNQIMMRMLASLSRVDQTRIRTGQLDDEDWARISSTMGILLEKRNMYIDDSSGLTPTEVRSRARRVFREHGGLSLIMIDYLQLMRVPSLSDNRTLEIAEISRSLKALAKELQVPVVALSQLNRGLEQRADKRPVNSDLRESGSIEQDADLIMFIYRDEVYHDNSELKGVAEIILGKQRNGPIGRIRLTFNGQWSRFDNYVGPSYSDE